In one window of Crocosphaera subtropica ATCC 51142 DNA:
- a CDS encoding type II toxin-antitoxin system HicB family antitoxin: MDFIFPYTIAKEDGEFLITFPDIPEALTSTHTSVDINATAYDCLIAALGGYIDDRRDIPEPSPKSSTQEIVVIPQLMAAKLSLYIAMRREGMTNVDLAQRLNVDEKIVRRMLDLDYSTKIQSISNALQNVFSESYQLITSLDISSGDSAKL; the protein is encoded by the coding sequence GTGGACTTCATTTTTCCTTATACTATTGCTAAAGAAGACGGTGAATTTTTAATCACCTTTCCAGATATTCCCGAAGCCCTCACTTCAACCCACACCAGTGTTGATATTAATGCCACTGCTTATGATTGTCTGATTGCTGCTTTGGGAGGATACATCGACGATAGACGGGACATCCCAGAGCCGTCTCCAAAGTCAAGTACACAAGAAATCGTGGTAATTCCACAGCTAATGGCGGCTAAACTTTCTCTCTACATCGCAATGAGGCGCGAAGGGATGACTAATGTAGACCTAGCACAGCGCCTAAACGTCGATGAAAAAATCGTTCGACGAATGCTTGACTTGGACTATTCCACAAAAATCCAGAGTATTAGCAATGCCTTGCAAAATGTTTTTTCTGAATCCTATCAGTTAATAACTTCCCTAGACATTTCTTCTGGTGACTCGGCAAAGCTCTAA
- a CDS encoding IS4 family transposase, with protein sequence MDFLPFYQDYLQSALSKSKFLLLHILVWLLQVHKQVRIERLAAYLPIPILYESRRKKIQRFLVEPCLSLVLFWFPLIKLIVEREFKPGSRLTLVLDRTQWKDKNVFMISVVWRKRSLPIYWVLLEKKGSSNVKEQIALIRPVLRLFSHYELVVLGDREFHGVELSYWLKKRNRTAKNPIYFAFRERKDVYIRRSKNNQKRFQDLNLIPGIKVFEKNIFVTKQKGFGRFNVLAYQKRKYKNHTEEEPWFIITNLDDASEVIKYYKMRGGIEAMFRDYKSGGYNLEGSKASITRLTNLILLIAIAYTTSALKGKSIKNQGYQKYISRLTDPKRQVRRHSDFWVGLYGQSWILAWDFCSFITEELMKLNWHKINEYKRGLKALIAIS encoded by the coding sequence CTATCAAAAAGTAAGTTTTTACTTTTACATATATTAGTATGGCTCTTACAAGTTCATAAACAGGTGAGAATAGAAAGGTTAGCAGCTTATCTTCCTATACCTATTCTATACGAAAGTCGGAGAAAAAAGATTCAAAGATTTCTAGTCGAACCGTGCTTAAGCCTTGTTTTATTTTGGTTTCCTCTGATAAAATTAATAGTAGAACGGGAGTTTAAACCAGGAAGTCGATTAACTTTAGTTTTGGATAGAACGCAATGGAAAGATAAAAATGTGTTCATGATTAGTGTTGTTTGGAGAAAGCGATCGCTACCTATCTACTGGGTCTTATTAGAGAAAAAAGGCAGTAGCAACGTTAAAGAACAAATAGCTTTAATTCGACCAGTCTTGAGATTATTTTCTCACTATGAGCTAGTCGTTTTAGGGGATAGGGAATTTCATGGGGTAGAATTATCTTATTGGCTAAAGAAACGAAACCGAACGGCTAAAAATCCTATTTATTTCGCTTTCAGAGAACGGAAAGATGTTTATATTAGAAGGAGTAAGAATAATCAAAAACGCTTTCAAGATTTAAACCTGATCCCAGGAATAAAAGTCTTTGAGAAAAACATTTTTGTCACGAAGCAGAAAGGATTTGGTCGATTTAATGTATTAGCTTATCAAAAAAGGAAATATAAGAACCATACCGAAGAAGAACCTTGGTTTATTATAACCAATTTAGACGATGCTAGTGAAGTTATTAAATACTATAAAATGAGAGGAGGAATTGAAGCAATGTTTAGAGATTATAAGAGTGGAGGTTACAATCTCGAAGGGAGCAAAGCTAGTATTACTAGGCTAACTAACCTTATTTTATTAATAGCGATCGCTTATACAACATCAGCTTTAAAAGGTAAGTCAATCAAAAATCAAGGATATCAAAAGTATATTTCTAGGTTAACTGATCCGAAAAGACAAGTAAGAAGACATAGTGACTTTTGGGTAGGGCTATATGGTCAAAGCTGGATTTTAGCCTGGGATTTTTGTTCATTTATTACCGAAGAATTGATGAAATTAAACTGGCATAAAATAAATGAATATAAACGAGGATTAAAAGCTTTAATTGCCATTAGTTAA
- a CDS encoding type II toxin-antitoxin system HicA family toxin — protein MIKVKGGGMDDKEFRKKLRKLAKKNNVEFYETRQGKGSHSRIYYDGRFTTLKKGELGQGLLRAMCQQLGINKDDL, from the coding sequence ATGATTAAAGTAAAAGGAGGAGGGATGGATGACAAAGAATTTAGAAAAAAGCTTAGGAAATTGGCAAAGAAAAATAATGTCGAGTTTTATGAAACACGCCAAGGCAAAGGATCTCACTCACGTATTTATTATGATGGGCGGTTCACAACGCTTAAAAAAGGTGAGCTAGGGCAAGGGCTACTCAGAGCCATGTGCCAACAACTAGGAATTAACAAAGATGATCTTTAG